Proteins encoded by one window of Drosophila melanogaster chromosome X:
- the sgg gene encoding shaggy, isoform A gives MSGRPRTSSFAEGNKQSPSLVLGGVKTCSRDGSKITTVVATPGQGTDRVQEVSYTDTKVIGNGSFGVVFQAKLCDTGELVAIKKVLQDRRFKNRELQIMRKLEHCNIVKLLYFFYSSGEKRDEVFLNLVLEYIPETVYKVARQYAKTKQTIPINFIRLYMYQLFRSLAYIHSLGICHRDIKPQNLLLDPETAVLKLCDFGSAKQLLHGEPNVSYICSRYYRAPELIFGAINYTTKIDVWSAGCVLAELLLGQPIFPGDSGVDQLVEVIKVLGTPTREQIREMNPNYTEFKFPQIKSHPWQKVFRIRTPTEAINLVSLLLEYTPSARITPLKACAHPFFDELRMEGNHTLPNGRDMPPLFNFTEHELSIQPSLVPQLLPKHLQNASGPGGNRPSAGGAASIAASGSTSVSSTGSGASVEGSAQPQSQGTAAAAGSGSGGATAGTGGASAGGPGSGNNSSSGGASGAPSAVAAGGANAAVAGGAGGGGGAGAATAAATATGAIGATNAGGANVTGSQSNSALNSSGSGGSGNGEAAGSGSGSGSGSGGGNGGDNDAGDSGAIASGGGAAETEAAASG, from the exons ATGAGCGGTCGTCCAAGAACTTCCTCCTTCGCCGAGGGCAACAAACAGTCGCCGAGTTTGGTGCTGGGCGGCGTCAAAACATGCA gTCGCGATGGTTCTAAAATCACAACAGTTGTTGCAACACCCGGCCAAGGCACCGATCGCGTACAAGAGGTCTCCTATACAGACACAAAGGTCATCGGCAATGGCAGCTTCGGCGTCGTGTTCCAGGCAAAGCTCTGCGATACCGGCGAACTGGTGGCAATCAAAAAAGTTTTACAAGACAGACGATTTAAG AATCGCGAATTGCAAATAATGCGCAAATTGGAGCATTGTAATATTGTGAAGCttttgtactttttctatTCGAGTGGTGAAAAG CGTGATGAAGTATTTTTGAATTTAGTCCTCGAATATATACCAGAAACCGTATACAAAGTGGCTCGCCAATATGCCAAAACCAAGCAAACGATACCAATCAACTTTATTCGG CTCTACATGTATCAACTGTTCAGAAGTTTGGCCTACATCCACTCGCTGGGCATTTGCCATCGTGATATCAAGCCGCAGAATCTTCTGCTCGATCCGGAGACGGCTGTGCTGAAGCTCTGTGACTTTGGCAGCGCCAAACAGCTGCTGCACGGCGAGCCGAATGTATCGTATATCTGCTCCCGGTATTACCGCGCCCCCGAGCTCATCTTTGGCGCCATCAATTATACAACAAAGATCG ATGTCTGGAGTGCCGGTTGCGTTTTGGCCGAACTGCTGCTGGGCCAGCCCATCTTCCCTGGCGATTCCGGTGTGGATCAGCTCGTCGAGGTCATCAAGGTCCTGGGCACACCGACAAGAGAACAGATACGCGAAATGAATCCAAACTACACGGAATTCAAGTTCCCTCAGATTAAGAGTCATCCATGGCAGAAA GTTTTCCGTATACGCACTCCTACAGAAGCTATCAACTTGGTGTCCCTGCTGCTCGAGTATACGCCCAGTGCCAGGATCACACCGCTCAAGGCCTGCGCACATCCGTTCTTCGATGAGCTACGCATGGAGGGTAATCACACCTTGCCCAACGGTCGCGATATGCCGCCGCTGTTCAACTTCACAGAGCATG AGCTCTCAATACAGCCCAGCCTAGTGCCGCAGTTGTTGCCCAAGCATCTGCAGAACGCATCCGGACCTGGCGGCAATCGACCCTCGGCCGGCGGAGCAGCCTCCATTGCGGCCAGCGGCTCCACCAGCGTCTCGTCAACGGGCAGTGGTGCCTCGGTGGAAGGATCCGCCCAGCCACAGTCGCAGGgtacagcagcagctgcgggATCCGGATCGGGCGGAGCAACAGCAGGAACCGGCGGAGCGAGTGCCGGTGGACCCGGATCTGGTAACAACAGTAGCAGCGGCGGAGCATCGGGAGCGCCGTCCGCTGTGGCTGCCGGAGGAGCCAATGCCGCCGTCGCTGgcggtgctggtggtggtggcggagcCGGTGCGGCGAccgcagctgcaacagcaactggcGCTATAGGCGCGACTAATGCCGGCGGCGCCAATGTAACAG GCTCGCAATCGAACAGCGCCCTCAATAGCAGCGGAAGTGgcggaagcggaaacggaGAGGCAGCCGGCTCGGGTTCCGGATCCGGATCGGGCTCAGGAGGCGGGAACGGCGGGGATAACGATGCTGGCGACAGTGGAGCAATCGCATCTGGAGGCGGAGCAGCAGAAACCGAGGCAGCGGCGTCGGGTTAG
- the sgg gene encoding shaggy, isoform E translates to MSGRPRTSSFAEGNKQSPSLVLGGVKTCSRDGSKITTVVATPGQGTDRVQEVSYTDTKVIGNGSFGVVFQAKLCDTGELVAIKKVLQDRRFKNRELQIMRKLEHCNIVKLLYFFYSSGEKRDEVFLNLVLEYIPETVYKVARQYAKTKQTIPINFIRLYMYQLFRSLAYIHSLGICHRDIKPQNLLLDPETAVLKLCDFGSAKQLLHGEPNVSYICSRYYRAPELIFGAINYTTKIDVWSAGCVLAELLLGQPIFPGDSGVDQLVEVIKVLGTPTREQIREMNPNYTEFKFPQIKSHPWQKVFRIRTPTEAINLVSLLLEYTPSARITPLKACAHPFFDELRMEGNHTLPNGRDMPPLFNFTEHELSIQPSLVPQLLPKHLQNASGPGGNRPSAGGAASIAASGSTSVSSTGSGASVEGSAQPQSQGTAAAAGSGSGGATAGTGGASAGGPGSGNNSSSGGASGAPSAVAAGGANAAVAGGAGGGGGAGAATAAATATGAIGATNAGGANVTDS, encoded by the exons ATGAGCGGTCGTCCAAGAACTTCCTCCTTCGCCGAGGGCAACAAACAGTCGCCGAGTTTGGTGCTGGGCGGCGTCAAAACATGCA gTCGCGATGGTTCTAAAATCACAACAGTTGTTGCAACACCCGGCCAAGGCACCGATCGCGTACAAGAGGTCTCCTATACAGACACAAAGGTCATCGGCAATGGCAGCTTCGGCGTCGTGTTCCAGGCAAAGCTCTGCGATACCGGCGAACTGGTGGCAATCAAAAAAGTTTTACAAGACAGACGATTTAAG AATCGCGAATTGCAAATAATGCGCAAATTGGAGCATTGTAATATTGTGAAGCttttgtactttttctatTCGAGTGGTGAAAAG CGTGATGAAGTATTTTTGAATTTAGTCCTCGAATATATACCAGAAACCGTATACAAAGTGGCTCGCCAATATGCCAAAACCAAGCAAACGATACCAATCAACTTTATTCGG CTCTACATGTATCAACTGTTCAGAAGTTTGGCCTACATCCACTCGCTGGGCATTTGCCATCGTGATATCAAGCCGCAGAATCTTCTGCTCGATCCGGAGACGGCTGTGCTGAAGCTCTGTGACTTTGGCAGCGCCAAACAGCTGCTGCACGGCGAGCCGAATGTATCGTATATCTGCTCCCGGTATTACCGCGCCCCCGAGCTCATCTTTGGCGCCATCAATTATACAACAAAGATCG ATGTCTGGAGTGCCGGTTGCGTTTTGGCCGAACTGCTGCTGGGCCAGCCCATCTTCCCTGGCGATTCCGGTGTGGATCAGCTCGTCGAGGTCATCAAGGTCCTGGGCACACCGACAAGAGAACAGATACGCGAAATGAATCCAAACTACACGGAATTCAAGTTCCCTCAGATTAAGAGTCATCCATGGCAGAAA GTTTTCCGTATACGCACTCCTACAGAAGCTATCAACTTGGTGTCCCTGCTGCTCGAGTATACGCCCAGTGCCAGGATCACACCGCTCAAGGCCTGCGCACATCCGTTCTTCGATGAGCTACGCATGGAGGGTAATCACACCTTGCCCAACGGTCGCGATATGCCGCCGCTGTTCAACTTCACAGAGCATG AGCTCTCAATACAGCCCAGCCTAGTGCCGCAGTTGTTGCCCAAGCATCTGCAGAACGCATCCGGACCTGGCGGCAATCGACCCTCGGCCGGCGGAGCAGCCTCCATTGCGGCCAGCGGCTCCACCAGCGTCTCGTCAACGGGCAGTGGTGCCTCGGTGGAAGGATCCGCCCAGCCACAGTCGCAGGgtacagcagcagctgcgggATCCGGATCGGGCGGAGCAACAGCAGGAACCGGCGGAGCGAGTGCCGGTGGACCCGGATCTGGTAACAACAGTAGCAGCGGCGGAGCATCGGGAGCGCCGTCCGCTGTGGCTGCCGGAGGAGCCAATGCCGCCGTCGCTGgcggtgctggtggtggtggcggagcCGGTGCGGCGAccgcagctgcaacagcaactggcGCTATAGGCGCGACTAATGCCGGCGGCGCCAATGTAACAG ATTCATAG
- the sgg gene encoding shaggy, isoform R: MLINRGSLLEGMKQLIGKLNDLWPEHSVALSIPKEVDRSKEKLEGAWETTGRDGSKITTVVATPGQGTDRVQEVSYTDTKVIGNGSFGVVFQAKLCDTGELVAIKKVLQDRRFKNRELQIMRKLEHCNIVKLLYFFYSSGEKRDEVFLNLVLEYIPETVYKVARQYAKTKQTIPINFIRLYMYQLFRSLAYIHSLGICHRDIKPQNLLLDPETAVLKLCDFGSAKQLLHGEPNVSYICSRYYRAPELIFGAINYTTKIDVWSAGCVLAELLLGQPIFPGDSGVDQLVEVIKVLGTPTREQIREMNPNYTEFKFPQIKSHPWQKVFRIRTPTEAINLVSLLLEYTPSARITPLKACAHPFFDELRMEGNHTLPNGRDMPPLFNFTEHELSIQPSLVPQLLPKHLQNASGPGGNRPSAGGAASIAASGSTSVSSTGSGASVEGSAQPQSQGTAAAAGSGSGGATAGTGGASAGGPGSGNNSSSGGASGAPSAVAAGGANAAVAGGAGGGGGAGAATAAATATGAIGATNAGGANVTGSQSNSALNSSGSGGSGNGEAAGSGSGSGSGSGGGNGGDNDAGDSGAIASGGGAAETEAAASG; this comes from the exons ATGTTGATCAACCGCGGCTCCCTACTCGAAG GCATGAAACAACTGATCGGCAAGCTGAACGACCTGTGGCCCGAGCACAGTGTTGCACTGTCCATTCCAAAGGAGGTCGATAGGAGCAAGGAGAAGCTGGAGGGCGCCTGGGAGACGACAG gTCGCGATGGTTCTAAAATCACAACAGTTGTTGCAACACCCGGCCAAGGCACCGATCGCGTACAAGAGGTCTCCTATACAGACACAAAGGTCATCGGCAATGGCAGCTTCGGCGTCGTGTTCCAGGCAAAGCTCTGCGATACCGGCGAACTGGTGGCAATCAAAAAAGTTTTACAAGACAGACGATTTAAG AATCGCGAATTGCAAATAATGCGCAAATTGGAGCATTGTAATATTGTGAAGCttttgtactttttctatTCGAGTGGTGAAAAG CGTGATGAAGTATTTTTGAATTTAGTCCTCGAATATATACCAGAAACCGTATACAAAGTGGCTCGCCAATATGCCAAAACCAAGCAAACGATACCAATCAACTTTATTCGG CTCTACATGTATCAACTGTTCAGAAGTTTGGCCTACATCCACTCGCTGGGCATTTGCCATCGTGATATCAAGCCGCAGAATCTTCTGCTCGATCCGGAGACGGCTGTGCTGAAGCTCTGTGACTTTGGCAGCGCCAAACAGCTGCTGCACGGCGAGCCGAATGTATCGTATATCTGCTCCCGGTATTACCGCGCCCCCGAGCTCATCTTTGGCGCCATCAATTATACAACAAAGATCG ATGTCTGGAGTGCCGGTTGCGTTTTGGCCGAACTGCTGCTGGGCCAGCCCATCTTCCCTGGCGATTCCGGTGTGGATCAGCTCGTCGAGGTCATCAAGGTCCTGGGCACACCGACAAGAGAACAGATACGCGAAATGAATCCAAACTACACGGAATTCAAGTTCCCTCAGATTAAGAGTCATCCATGGCAGAAA GTTTTCCGTATACGCACTCCTACAGAAGCTATCAACTTGGTGTCCCTGCTGCTCGAGTATACGCCCAGTGCCAGGATCACACCGCTCAAGGCCTGCGCACATCCGTTCTTCGATGAGCTACGCATGGAGGGTAATCACACCTTGCCCAACGGTCGCGATATGCCGCCGCTGTTCAACTTCACAGAGCATG AGCTCTCAATACAGCCCAGCCTAGTGCCGCAGTTGTTGCCCAAGCATCTGCAGAACGCATCCGGACCTGGCGGCAATCGACCCTCGGCCGGCGGAGCAGCCTCCATTGCGGCCAGCGGCTCCACCAGCGTCTCGTCAACGGGCAGTGGTGCCTCGGTGGAAGGATCCGCCCAGCCACAGTCGCAGGgtacagcagcagctgcgggATCCGGATCGGGCGGAGCAACAGCAGGAACCGGCGGAGCGAGTGCCGGTGGACCCGGATCTGGTAACAACAGTAGCAGCGGCGGAGCATCGGGAGCGCCGTCCGCTGTGGCTGCCGGAGGAGCCAATGCCGCCGTCGCTGgcggtgctggtggtggtggcggagcCGGTGCGGCGAccgcagctgcaacagcaactggcGCTATAGGCGCGACTAATGCCGGCGGCGCCAATGTAACAG GCTCGCAATCGAACAGCGCCCTCAATAGCAGCGGAAGTGgcggaagcggaaacggaGAGGCAGCCGGCTCGGGTTCCGGATCCGGATCGGGCTCAGGAGGCGGGAACGGCGGGGATAACGATGCTGGCGACAGTGGAGCAATCGCATCTGGAGGCGGAGCAGCAGAAACCGAGGCAGCGGCGTCGGGTTAG
- the sgg gene encoding shaggy, isoform G, which translates to MLINRGSLLEGRDGSKITTVVATPGQGTDRVQEVSYTDTKVIGNGSFGVVFQAKLCDTGELVAIKKVLQDRRFKNRELQIMRKLEHCNIVKLLYFFYSSGEKRDEVFLNLVLEYIPETVYKVARQYAKTKQTIPINFIRLYMYQLFRSLAYIHSLGICHRDIKPQNLLLDPETAVLKLCDFGSAKQLLHGEPNVSYICSRYYRAPELIFGAINYTTKIDVWSAGCVLAELLLGQPIFPGDSGVDQLVEVIKVLGTPTREQIREMNPNYTEFKFPQIKSHPWQKVFRIRTPTEAINLVSLLLEYTPSARITPLKACAHPFFDELRMEGNHTLPNGRDMPPLFNFTEHELSIQPSLVPQLLPKHLQNASGPGGNRPSAGGAASIAASGSTSVSSTGSGASVEGSAQPQSQGTAAAAGSGSGGATAGTGGASAGGPGSGNNSSSGGASGAPSAVAAGGANAAVAGGAGGGGGAGAATAAATATGAIGATNAGGANVTDS; encoded by the exons ATGTTGATCAACCGCGGCTCCCTACTCGAAG gTCGCGATGGTTCTAAAATCACAACAGTTGTTGCAACACCCGGCCAAGGCACCGATCGCGTACAAGAGGTCTCCTATACAGACACAAAGGTCATCGGCAATGGCAGCTTCGGCGTCGTGTTCCAGGCAAAGCTCTGCGATACCGGCGAACTGGTGGCAATCAAAAAAGTTTTACAAGACAGACGATTTAAG AATCGCGAATTGCAAATAATGCGCAAATTGGAGCATTGTAATATTGTGAAGCttttgtactttttctatTCGAGTGGTGAAAAG CGTGATGAAGTATTTTTGAATTTAGTCCTCGAATATATACCAGAAACCGTATACAAAGTGGCTCGCCAATATGCCAAAACCAAGCAAACGATACCAATCAACTTTATTCGG CTCTACATGTATCAACTGTTCAGAAGTTTGGCCTACATCCACTCGCTGGGCATTTGCCATCGTGATATCAAGCCGCAGAATCTTCTGCTCGATCCGGAGACGGCTGTGCTGAAGCTCTGTGACTTTGGCAGCGCCAAACAGCTGCTGCACGGCGAGCCGAATGTATCGTATATCTGCTCCCGGTATTACCGCGCCCCCGAGCTCATCTTTGGCGCCATCAATTATACAACAAAGATCG ATGTCTGGAGTGCCGGTTGCGTTTTGGCCGAACTGCTGCTGGGCCAGCCCATCTTCCCTGGCGATTCCGGTGTGGATCAGCTCGTCGAGGTCATCAAGGTCCTGGGCACACCGACAAGAGAACAGATACGCGAAATGAATCCAAACTACACGGAATTCAAGTTCCCTCAGATTAAGAGTCATCCATGGCAGAAA GTTTTCCGTATACGCACTCCTACAGAAGCTATCAACTTGGTGTCCCTGCTGCTCGAGTATACGCCCAGTGCCAGGATCACACCGCTCAAGGCCTGCGCACATCCGTTCTTCGATGAGCTACGCATGGAGGGTAATCACACCTTGCCCAACGGTCGCGATATGCCGCCGCTGTTCAACTTCACAGAGCATG AGCTCTCAATACAGCCCAGCCTAGTGCCGCAGTTGTTGCCCAAGCATCTGCAGAACGCATCCGGACCTGGCGGCAATCGACCCTCGGCCGGCGGAGCAGCCTCCATTGCGGCCAGCGGCTCCACCAGCGTCTCGTCAACGGGCAGTGGTGCCTCGGTGGAAGGATCCGCCCAGCCACAGTCGCAGGgtacagcagcagctgcgggATCCGGATCGGGCGGAGCAACAGCAGGAACCGGCGGAGCGAGTGCCGGTGGACCCGGATCTGGTAACAACAGTAGCAGCGGCGGAGCATCGGGAGCGCCGTCCGCTGTGGCTGCCGGAGGAGCCAATGCCGCCGTCGCTGgcggtgctggtggtggtggcggagcCGGTGCGGCGAccgcagctgcaacagcaactggcGCTATAGGCGCGACTAATGCCGGCGGCGCCAATGTAACAG ATTCATAG
- the sgg gene encoding shaggy, isoform S, with amino-acid sequence MIQETSGGQYSTLKVDKSQVVPVAVPRGVRKVVRVVRKKKLAPGSGSVNEASESDGAGSGTTTSGRQNSIDASKPPAKVIKNKRGSLGGGGAAPPIPLVTKKKNKRRSSSEEEASTGNESPIESEPESGSGSSSSSAGSESDTDSETTSSSSSTTESSNADRKSKANGKHKPLSAAAKAAQSACSSSLVVAAALKKSKPPNRSGSGASIASAGGGGKQYKDPSMKQLIGKLNDLWPEHSVALSIPKEVDRSKEKLEGAWETTGRDGSKITTVVATPGQGTDRVQEVSYTDTKVIGNGSFGVVFQAKLCDTGELVAIKKVLQDRRFKNRELQIMRKLEHCNIVKLLYFFYSSGEKLAEFPIDLGIFASVLKPQRDEVFLNLVLEYIPETVYKVARQYAKTKQTIPINFIRLYMYQLFRSLAYIHSLGICHRDIKPQNLLLDPETAVLKLCDFGSAKQLLHGEPNVSYICSRYYRAPELIFGAINYTTKIDVWSAGCVLAELLLGQPIFPGDSGVDQLVEVIKVLGTPTREQIREMNPNYTEFKFPQIKSHPWQKVFRIRTPTEAINLVSLLLEYTPSARITPLKACAHPFFDELRMEGNHTLPNGRDMPPLFNFTEHELSIQPSLVPQLLPKHLQNASGPGGNRPSAGGAASIAASGSTSVSSTGSGASVEGSAQPQSQGTAAAAGSGSGGATAGTGGASAGGPGSGNNSSSGGASGAPSAVAAGGANAAVAGGAGGGGGAGAATAAATATGAIGATNAGGANVTAGVHLMMRQHRKLPLSGKPFVRYTANI; translated from the exons A TGATTCAAGAAACCAGTGGCGGCCAGTACTCCACGCTCAAGGTGGATAAGTCACAGGTGGTGCCCGTGGCGGTGCCGCGCGGTGTCCGCAAGGTGGTGCGAGTGGTTCGCAAAAAGAAGCTGGCACCCGGCAGTGGGTCAGTGAACGAGGCCAGTGAATCGGATGGTGCTGGCTCTGGCACCACCACCTCCGGCAGGCAGAACTCCATAGACGCCAGCAAACCGCCCGCCAAGGTCATCAAGAATAAAAGGGGCTCCctgggcggtggtggtgcagCGCCACCCATACCGTTGGTCactaaaaaaaagaacaaacgTCGATCGTCCAGCGAGGAGGAGGCGAGCACCGGCAACGAAAGCCCCATCGAATCCGAGCCGGAATCCGGTTCGggcagcagctcctccagcgCAGGCAGCGAATCTGATACGGATAGCGAAACCACCAGCAGTAGTTCCTCCACCACCGAGTCCTCCAATGCGGATCGCAAGTCGAAGGCCAATGGCAAGCACAAACCCCTTTCCGCCGCGGCCAAGGCGGCCCAGTCCGCCTGCTCATCGTCGTTGGTGGTGGCCGCCGCTCTGAAGAAAAGCAAACCGCCGAACCGGAGCGGCAGTGGGGCCAGCATCGCCAGTGCCGGCGGAGGAGGAAAGCAGTACAAGGACCCAA GCATGAAACAACTGATCGGCAAGCTGAACGACCTGTGGCCCGAGCACAGTGTTGCACTGTCCATTCCAAAGGAGGTCGATAGGAGCAAGGAGAAGCTGGAGGGCGCCTGGGAGACGACAG gTCGCGATGGTTCTAAAATCACAACAGTTGTTGCAACACCCGGCCAAGGCACCGATCGCGTACAAGAGGTCTCCTATACAGACACAAAGGTCATCGGCAATGGCAGCTTCGGCGTCGTGTTCCAGGCAAAGCTCTGCGATACCGGCGAACTGGTGGCAATCAAAAAAGTTTTACAAGACAGACGATTTAAG AATCGCGAATTGCAAATAATGCGCAAATTGGAGCATTGTAATATTGTGAAGCttttgtactttttctatTCGAGTGGTGAAAAG CTGGCCGAGTTCCCCATCGATTTGGGCATATTCGCGAGTGTGCTGAAGCCCCAG CGTGATGAAGTATTTTTGAATTTAGTCCTCGAATATATACCAGAAACCGTATACAAAGTGGCTCGCCAATATGCCAAAACCAAGCAAACGATACCAATCAACTTTATTCGG CTCTACATGTATCAACTGTTCAGAAGTTTGGCCTACATCCACTCGCTGGGCATTTGCCATCGTGATATCAAGCCGCAGAATCTTCTGCTCGATCCGGAGACGGCTGTGCTGAAGCTCTGTGACTTTGGCAGCGCCAAACAGCTGCTGCACGGCGAGCCGAATGTATCGTATATCTGCTCCCGGTATTACCGCGCCCCCGAGCTCATCTTTGGCGCCATCAATTATACAACAAAGATCG ATGTCTGGAGTGCCGGTTGCGTTTTGGCCGAACTGCTGCTGGGCCAGCCCATCTTCCCTGGCGATTCCGGTGTGGATCAGCTCGTCGAGGTCATCAAGGTCCTGGGCACACCGACAAGAGAACAGATACGCGAAATGAATCCAAACTACACGGAATTCAAGTTCCCTCAGATTAAGAGTCATCCATGGCAGAAA GTTTTCCGTATACGCACTCCTACAGAAGCTATCAACTTGGTGTCCCTGCTGCTCGAGTATACGCCCAGTGCCAGGATCACACCGCTCAAGGCCTGCGCACATCCGTTCTTCGATGAGCTACGCATGGAGGGTAATCACACCTTGCCCAACGGTCGCGATATGCCGCCGCTGTTCAACTTCACAGAGCATG AGCTCTCAATACAGCCCAGCCTAGTGCCGCAGTTGTTGCCCAAGCATCTGCAGAACGCATCCGGACCTGGCGGCAATCGACCCTCGGCCGGCGGAGCAGCCTCCATTGCGGCCAGCGGCTCCACCAGCGTCTCGTCAACGGGCAGTGGTGCCTCGGTGGAAGGATCCGCCCAGCCACAGTCGCAGGgtacagcagcagctgcgggATCCGGATCGGGCGGAGCAACAGCAGGAACCGGCGGAGCGAGTGCCGGTGGACCCGGATCTGGTAACAACAGTAGCAGCGGCGGAGCATCGGGAGCGCCGTCCGCTGTGGCTGCCGGAGGAGCCAATGCCGCCGTCGCTGgcggtgctggtggtggtggcggagcCGGTGCGGCGAccgcagctgcaacagcaactggcGCTATAGGCGCGACTAATGCCGGCGGCGCCAATGTAACAG CTGGTGTCCATCTCATGATGCGGCAACATCGCAAGTTGCCGTTGTCGGGGAAGCCCTTCGTCCGCTATACGGCCAACATTTGA